The stretch of DNA AGGATAATCGGTAATGAAAGTCGGCTGAATAAAGTTTCCTTCACATTTCTCTCCGAAAATTTCATCAATTAATTTCCCTTTACCCATGGTTTCATTCACCTCAATACCGATTGACTTCGCGAAATCAAATAATTCCTTCTCCGTTTTCCCGGTAATGTCAAAACCTGTATATTTCTGGATCGCTTCTGTCATTGATACTCTTGGATAAGGAGCTTTCCAGTTGATAGTATGCTCACCAAAAGTAGATTCTGCATTTCCATTTACTTTAGTAGCACAGAATTCCAATAATTTCTCCGTGAATTCCATCATCCAGTTATAATCTTTGTAAGCTACATAGATTTCCATCGCTGTAAATTCAGGATTGTGTGTTCTGTCCATTCCTTCATTTCTGAAGTTTTTAGAGAATTCATATACCCCATCAAAACCTCCTACGATCAATCTTTTAAGATATAACTCATTGGCAATTCTTAAATATAAAGGAATATCCAAAGCATTATGATGAGTGATGAAAGGCTTCGCAGCAGCTCCTCCGGGAATCGATTGAAGAATCGGAGTTTCCACTTCAAAATATCCTGCATCATTAAAGAAAGTTCTCATTGCATTGAACAATTTTGTTCTCTTTACGAAGATTTCTTTAATATGTGGATTAACCGTTAAATCTACATAACGTTGTCTGTATCTTAATTCTGCATCATTAAATGCATCATGGGTTACCCCATTCTCATCTGTTTTTGCTTGTGGAAGAGGACGTAAAGACTTGGTAAGAAGTGTAAAGTTTTTTACCAATACCGTCTTTTCTCCTACCTGTGTTGTAAACAATTCCCCTTCGATACCGATAATATCACCAATATCCAAAAGGTGCTTATATACATCATTGTATAAGCTTTTATCTTCACCGGTACAGATTTCATCTCTGTTGAAATATACCTGAATTTTACCTGTAGAATCTTGCAATTCAGCAAAAGAAGCCTTTCCTTGAATTCTGCGGGACATCAATCTACCAGCAATCTTTACCTGTTTATTCTCAGAGAAATCCTGTTTTATAGACTCTGTAGTGTCTGTAATTTTATATTCATCCGCAGGGAACGCATTGATTCCCATTTCAACAAGCTTATTAAGCTTTTCTCTTCTAATGATTTCTTGTTCTGATAATTGCATTTCTTATTTTTCTAAAA from Chryseobacterium piperi encodes:
- the lysS gene encoding lysine--tRNA ligase, whose translation is MQLSEQEIIRREKLNKLVEMGINAFPADEYKITDTTESIKQDFSENKQVKIAGRLMSRRIQGKASFAELQDSTGKIQVYFNRDEICTGEDKSLYNDVYKHLLDIGDIIGIEGELFTTQVGEKTVLVKNFTLLTKSLRPLPQAKTDENGVTHDAFNDAELRYRQRYVDLTVNPHIKEIFVKRTKLFNAMRTFFNDAGYFEVETPILQSIPGGAAAKPFITHHNALDIPLYLRIANELYLKRLIVGGFDGVYEFSKNFRNEGMDRTHNPEFTAMEIYVAYKDYNWMMEFTEKLLEFCATKVNGNAESTFGEHTINWKAPYPRVSMTEAIQKYTGFDITGKTEKELFDFAKSIGIEVNETMGKGKLIDEIFGEKCEGNFIQPTFITDYPVEMSPLTKKHRTHEGLTERFELMVCGKEIANAYSELNDPIDQRERFEAQMTLSERGDDEAMFIDQDFLRALEYGMPPTAGLGIGMDRLIMFLTNNPSIQEVLFFPQMRPEKTVPQIELGEDEKVILEILNSQEEALSLAEVKERSQLSGKKWDKASKTLTKNNLVKVEKIDDQVLMKLV